The following coding sequences are from one Streptococcus mitis window:
- a CDS encoding ABC transporter ATP-binding protein: MRARSIVNIKNLTKQYGDFQLQVRNLEIPEGKVIGLIGENGAGKSTLLNLILNQLQIEKDSIRVFEQTYSEHEQDIKSKLGVVLEQNFFPVSFSVEQVERMMSMIYPSWDKKLFYTFIQKFNLPSQKQMKEFSRGMVVKLNFASALAHRPRLLIADEATSGLDPIVRREILSILEEYVKKENMTVILSSHILSDLEQAADYFIFIHNGEILLEGDRENLLNRFMIKTEIKNNMDQVDIYYKLEEGDSVRYLVVVSDKSKDESNYATLWEILLFLVKGERINERTTI, from the coding sequence ATGAGAGCCAGATCAATAGTTAATATAAAAAATTTAACCAAGCAGTATGGGGATTTTCAATTGCAAGTCCGTAACTTAGAGATTCCGGAAGGTAAGGTTATTGGACTGATTGGTGAAAACGGAGCTGGTAAATCTACTTTACTGAATCTGATTTTAAATCAACTACAGATTGAGAAGGATAGTATAAGGGTTTTTGAACAAACTTATTCAGAGCATGAGCAAGATATTAAATCGAAACTAGGGGTTGTCTTAGAACAAAACTTTTTTCCAGTTTCATTTTCGGTGGAGCAAGTTGAAAGAATGATGAGCATGATTTATCCTAGTTGGGATAAAAAGTTATTTTACACTTTTATTCAAAAGTTTAACTTACCATCTCAAAAACAGATGAAAGAATTTTCCAGAGGAATGGTGGTGAAACTTAATTTTGCGTCTGCACTCGCTCATCGCCCGAGACTATTAATTGCAGATGAGGCCACAAGTGGCTTGGATCCTATTGTTAGGCGAGAGATCTTATCTATTTTAGAAGAGTATGTTAAAAAAGAGAATATGACCGTAATCTTATCTTCACATATTTTGAGTGACTTAGAACAGGCGGCAGATTATTTTATTTTTATCCATAATGGGGAGATTCTTCTAGAGGGAGACAGAGAAAATTTACTGAACCGATTTATGATTAAAACAGAAATAAAGAACAATATGGATCAAGTAGACATTTATTATAAATTAGAAGAGGGTGATAGTGTTCGATATTTAGTAGTTGTATCTGACAAGAGTAAGGACGAGAGTAATTATGCAACGCTTTGGGAAATTTTATTATTTTTAGTCAAAGGAGAACGAATAAATGAAAGGACTACTATATAA
- a CDS encoding stage II sporulation protein M has product MVKKYMFSIYLCSAIIMLCFSLSSEKQFITNASVVFGFDDFIQILLKNTVASIWLLSAYLLGDMIIYIFFITNGIVLGALLSSFPNMFYLLLVIPHGVIEVFSYIYLSDTIINHRKGCYDKQDFIKRLKISFLLLILGAGIEAFITPLMINFIE; this is encoded by the coding sequence ATGGTCAAAAAGTATATGTTTTCAATCTATCTTTGTAGTGCTATAATTATGCTGTGTTTTTCTCTTTCATCTGAAAAGCAATTTATAACAAATGCAAGTGTAGTTTTCGGCTTTGATGATTTTATACAAATCTTGTTAAAAAATACTGTCGCAAGTATATGGCTACTTTCAGCTTATCTATTGGGGGATATGATTATATATATTTTTTTCATCACTAATGGTATTGTTTTAGGAGCGTTGCTTTCCTCTTTCCCAAATATGTTCTATTTATTATTAGTAATACCACATGGTGTTATTGAGGTTTTTTCTTATATTTATCTATCTGATACGATAATCAATCATCGAAAAGGATGTTACGATAAACAGGATTTTATTAAACGTTTAAAGATATCCTTTTTGCTATTAATACTTGGGGCAGGAATTGAAGCATTTATTACACCCTTAATGATTAATTTTATTGAGTAA
- a CDS encoding class IIc cyclic bacteriocin, producing MNNSIMASEFGLNKIEKAFLFSLLVSVVTIVAVGNIYWVCGKFGIELAPGWYQDIVDFVSSGGTIVEAFAAVAGVTLPAWVGPILAAFGLASA from the coding sequence ATGAACAATAGTATCATGGCATCAGAATTCGGTCTTAATAAAATTGAGAAAGCATTTCTATTTAGTTTGTTAGTATCTGTAGTAACTATTGTCGCTGTAGGTAATATCTACTGGGTTTGCGGAAAATTCGGAATCGAATTAGCACCAGGATGGTATCAAGATATTGTGGACTTTGTTTCCTCGGGAGGGACAATTGTAGAGGCGTTTGCAGCTGTTGCTGGTGTTACACTTCCTGCTTGGGTAGGTCCTATTTTGGCTGCTTTTGGTCTTGCAAGTGCATAA
- a CDS encoding PhrA family quorum-sensing system peptide, translated as MMKKVYGIKRLLSFLLLGIISVSAIFPYRQVIQDGKFHEVRIQVQNKSTGLDVGKAD; from the coding sequence ATGATGAAGAAAGTTTATGGAATTAAAAGATTGTTATCATTTTTATTATTAGGCATAATTTCAGTTAGTGCTATTTTCCCATATCGACAAGTTATACAAGATGGTAAATTCCACGAAGTGAGGATTCAAGTACAAAATAAATCTACAGGTCTTGATGTTGGCAAAGCAGATTAG
- a CDS encoding helix-turn-helix domain-containing protein → MNTLAEKLRLKRKELGLSQQTLAEGICEQSQISKIERGHFIPSADLLFKLSQRLEVPLDYFFNEQIEIKSNLSNFKQLSARLLDDRNYDDLEYIYRIEIERSTFLTLEDRTYLEWIKAIIDFYQYDSKCEAISSLENILLKVSSNTLIYLKALNTLANFYSLVGREQEYEANYSHLMELYQTKNFEHQEFLFGYIRVRYNYAHYLVSKEKYNEAIQEALETIELCKQRQTSYQLAPLLILVGNAGAKFLDKEQVKNYYIEARELCKIYNNPLMLMKIENYLKELDTV, encoded by the coding sequence ATGAATACACTCGCCGAAAAACTTAGGTTAAAGCGAAAGGAACTTGGTCTCTCCCAACAAACTCTTGCAGAAGGAATTTGTGAACAAAGTCAGATTAGTAAAATTGAAAGAGGTCATTTTATTCCCTCCGCAGACTTGTTATTCAAACTCTCTCAACGACTTGAAGTGCCATTAGATTATTTTTTTAATGAACAAATTGAAATTAAATCTAACCTCTCTAATTTCAAGCAATTATCTGCTCGACTATTAGATGATAGAAATTATGACGATTTGGAATATATTTATAGAATAGAGATTGAACGAAGTACTTTTCTAACACTAGAAGACCGAACTTACCTTGAATGGATTAAAGCTATTATTGATTTCTATCAATATGACAGTAAGTGTGAGGCAATTTCTTCATTGGAAAATATATTATTAAAAGTCTCCTCAAATACTCTGATTTATTTAAAGGCGTTGAATACTCTAGCTAATTTCTATTCCTTAGTGGGTCGTGAACAAGAATATGAGGCAAACTACTCTCATTTGATGGAGTTATATCAGACAAAAAATTTTGAGCATCAAGAGTTTTTATTTGGCTACATCAGAGTTCGTTACAACTACGCTCACTACCTAGTATCAAAGGAAAAATATAATGAAGCCATCCAAGAAGCTCTTGAGACGATTGAACTCTGTAAACAAAGACAGACAAGCTACCAACTGGCTCCTCTACTTATTCTTGTAGGAAATGCTGGAGCCAAATTTCTAGACAAAGAACAAGTCAAAAATTATTATATAGAAGCAAGAGAGTTATGTAAGATTTATAACAATCCTTTAATGTTGATGAAGATAGAAAATTATTTGAAGGAATTAGATACTGTTTAA
- a CDS encoding LrgB family protein has product MSEFVSNPLFGLALSILAYLVGMLIYRRFPHPLTTPLLLSAVFIIIILKVTGISYQDYYQGGVYLNNLIVPSTVALGIPLYKSFHLMKHHARSILFGSLLAVVVNTSFTALVAKIFGMDFFLAISLFPKSVTTAMAVGITEKLQGLTTVTLVVVVATGILTSVIGPTLLKWLKIDDPVAVGLSLGGTGHAVGTGTAFRYGSVAGAMGGLAIGVTGILYVFVSPIVASLILS; this is encoded by the coding sequence ATGAGTGAATTTGTTTCCAATCCCCTGTTTGGGCTTGCCCTGTCTATCCTAGCTTATCTAGTGGGAATGCTGATTTACAGACGTTTTCCCCATCCTTTGACAACGCCCTTGCTTTTGTCAGCTGTTTTTATTATTATCATTCTAAAAGTAACGGGTATTTCTTACCAAGATTACTACCAGGGTGGGGTTTATCTAAACAACTTGATTGTCCCATCGACCGTGGCTCTAGGGATTCCGCTTTATAAGAGTTTTCACTTGATGAAGCACCATGCACGGAGTATTCTCTTTGGTAGTCTGTTAGCAGTAGTTGTCAATACTTCTTTCACAGCCCTTGTAGCTAAGATTTTTGGAATGGACTTTTTCCTAGCCATTTCTCTCTTTCCGAAGTCAGTGACAACCGCCATGGCAGTGGGAATTACAGAAAAATTGCAAGGTCTGACGACCGTGACCTTGGTGGTTGTAGTGGCGACTGGGATTTTAACCAGTGTCATCGGCCCAACCCTCTTGAAGTGGTTGAAAATTGATGACCCAGTAGCTGTTGGTCTTTCCCTTGGAGGAACAGGCCATGCAGTCGGAACAGGGACAGCCTTTCGATATGGCTCTGTAGCAGGAGCCATGGGTGGCTTGGCTATCGGTGTCACCGGTATTCTCTATGTCTTTGTTAGCCCTATCGTAGCCAGTTTGATATTGAGTTAA
- a CDS encoding CidA/LrgA family protein, translating to MKLYVQLMILFVISLIGEGISSFFHLPIPGSIIGLIILFLALQFKWLRTRHVNMVGNFLLANMTILFLPPAVGIMEKFDVIAPYLLPIVLIVFFAAVINIILIALVVQFIKRRFEGDYEKGDAK from the coding sequence ATGAAATTATATGTTCAATTAATGATTCTCTTTGTGATTTCTCTAATCGGAGAGGGGATTTCTAGTTTCTTTCATTTGCCCATCCCAGGCAGTATTATCGGCTTGATCATTCTCTTTCTAGCCCTACAATTCAAGTGGCTGAGAACTAGGCATGTCAACATGGTGGGGAATTTCTTGCTGGCCAATATGACCATTCTCTTTTTGCCGCCAGCAGTGGGAATAATGGAGAAGTTTGATGTGATTGCTCCCTATCTTTTGCCAATTGTTTTGATTGTCTTTTTTGCAGCAGTCATCAATATTATCCTCATAGCATTGGTGGTTCAGTTTATCAAACGACGGTTTGAGGGAGATTATGAGAAAGGAGATGCCAAATGA